One segment of Toxotes jaculatrix isolate fToxJac2 chromosome 8, fToxJac2.pri, whole genome shotgun sequence DNA contains the following:
- the si:ch211-254p10.2 gene encoding solute carrier family 40 member 1 isoform X2 has product MSQRADASQCGGVVVEFESDDIRDARAKKARSIPGSALIYLKGPKFLIYVSGALSMWGDRMWHFAISVFLIELYGRNLLLTAVFGLVVAGSVLLLGALIGDWVDRNPRNKVAHASLFIQNISVTICSIVLMLVFSYKQRIEQIWDGWLTVVCYTVVIVLADVANLASTALTIAIQRDWIVVITGYNRGHLAGMNATMRRIDQVTNILAPLAVGQVMTLASNVVGCGFILGWNLVSLIVEFFFLSRVYRIVPALSVKPPVVEVDQVYLQRMERRGSQGNVAQPQPLTEGNCNTSLHLKEITDLPLCFRRFRWLVSTCKDGWRAYYRQPVFLAGMGLAFLYTTVLGFDCITTGYAYTQGISGSLLSLLMGVSAITGLMGTVMFTRLRKTYGLVNTGIISSCLHLGCLLLCVCSVFAPGSPMDLSLLMPYITSNSSSELGGMASQRQKHTYPLRGGSNQPLLPDRSSIHWTNNTVLFDNVPSGTAPESYISIILLFLGVITARIGLWSFDLTVTQLLQENICESERGVVNGVQSSMNYLMDLLHFIMVISAPQPQHFGILVIISVLFITTGHTMYFLYAHKAKRKHRLDT; this is encoded by the exons ATGTCCCAGCGAGCAGATGCCTCCCAGTGTGGTGGGGTTGTGGTCGAGTTTGAGTCTGACGACATCAGGGATGCGAGAGCTAAAAAAGCTAGGAGTATACCAG GTTCAGCTCTTATCTACCTCAAGGGTCCCAAGTTTCTCATCTATGTCAGTGGAGCATTGTCAATGTGG GGTGACCGCATGTGGCACTTTGCTATCTCTGTGTTCCTGATTGAGCTGTACGGCCGTAATCTGCTGTTGACTGCTGTGTTTGGATTGGTAGTGGCTGGGTCAGTGCTCCTGCTTGGGGCTTTGATTGGCGACTGGGTTGATCGCAATCCCAGGAATAAAG TTGCACATGCGTCTCTTTTCATTCAGAACATCTCAGTGACAATATGTAGCATTGTGCTCATGTTGGTCTTCTCATATAAGCAAAGGATTGAACAGATCTGGGATGGCTGGCTTACT GTGGTTTGTTATACGGTGGTGATCGTCCTGGCAGATGTGGCAAACCTCGCAAGCACAGCGCTGACCATTGCCATTCAGAGGGACTGGATTGTGGTTATCACAGGCTACAACCGAGGCCACCTAGCTG GAATGAATGCAACCATGAGACGGATAGATCAGGTGACTAACATCCTGGCCCCACTAGCAGTGGGACAGGTCATGACTCTGGCCTCCAATGTCGTTGGCTGTGGCTTCATCCTGGGCTGGAACCTTGTGTCTCTCATTGTGGAGTTCTTCTTCTTGTCACGAGTGTACCGCATCGTCCCTGCTCTTTCAGTCAAACCGCCAGTGGTGGAGGTGGATCAGGTGTATCTGCAGAGGATGGAAAGGAGAGGGTCTCAAG GTAATGTTGCACAACCTCAACCTCTGACAGAAGGCAACTGCAACACAAGCCTGCACCTAAAAGAAATCACAGACCTGCCCCTGTGTTTCCGGAGGTTTCGCTGGTTGGTGAGCACCTGTAAGGACGGTTGGAGGGCCTACTATCGCCAGCCTGTTTTCCTGGCAGGAATGGGTCTGGCTTTCCTCTACACCACAGTACTGGGCTTTGACTGCATCACCACTGGCTATGCCTATACTCAGGGTATAAGCGGCTCTCTCCTTAGTTTACTGATGGGTGTGTCGGCTATCACAGGCCTGATGGGCACCGTGATGTTCACCAGACTCAGGAAGACCTATGGCCTGGTTAACACAGGCATCATCTCAAGCTGCCTCCACCTGGGCTGcttgctgctttgtgtgtgctcCGTGTTTGCCCCCGGCAGCCCTATGGATCTTAGCTTGCTGATGCCCTACATTACCTCCAACTCATCTTCTGAGCTTGGAGGGATGGCTAGCCAAAGGCAAAAACACACTTATCCTCTGAGGGGAGGCAGCAATCAGCCACTGCTTCCCGACCGCTCCTCCATTCACTGGACCAACAACACTGTGCTCTTTGACAACGTGCCGTCTGGCACAGCGCCAGAATCCTACATCTCCATTATCCTGCTGTTCTTGGGTGTCATCACAGCACGCATCG GTCTCTGGTCCTTCGACCTGACAGTGACCCAGCTCCTGCAGGAGAACATCTGCGAGTCAGAGAGGGGTGTGGTAAACGGGGTGCAGAGCTCTATGAATTACCTGATGGATCTGCTTCACTTCATCATGGTCATCTCAGctccacagccacagcactttGGCATCCTAGTTATCATTTCTGTATTATTCATCACCACTGGGCACACTATGTACTTCCTGTACGCACACAAAGCCAAGAGAAAACACCGCCTCGACACATAA
- the si:ch211-254p10.2 gene encoding solute carrier family 40 member 1 isoform X1 encodes MSQRADASQCGGVVVEFESDDIRDARAKKARSIPGSALIYLKGPKFLIYVSGALSMWGDRMWHFAISVFLIELYGRNLLLTAVFGLVVAGSVLLLGALIGDWVDRNPRNKVAHASLFIQNISVTICSIVLMLVFSYKQRIEQIWDGWLTVVCYTVVIVLADVANLASTALTIAIQRDWIVVITGYNRGHLAGMNATMRRIDQVTNILAPLAVGQVMTLASNVVGCGFILGWNLVSLIVEFFFLSRVYRIVPALSVKPPVVEVDQVYLQRMERRGSQGEGNVAQPQPLTEGNCNTSLHLKEITDLPLCFRRFRWLVSTCKDGWRAYYRQPVFLAGMGLAFLYTTVLGFDCITTGYAYTQGISGSLLSLLMGVSAITGLMGTVMFTRLRKTYGLVNTGIISSCLHLGCLLLCVCSVFAPGSPMDLSLLMPYITSNSSSELGGMASQRQKHTYPLRGGSNQPLLPDRSSIHWTNNTVLFDNVPSGTAPESYISIILLFLGVITARIGLWSFDLTVTQLLQENICESERGVVNGVQSSMNYLMDLLHFIMVISAPQPQHFGILVIISVLFITTGHTMYFLYAHKAKRKHRLDT; translated from the exons ATGTCCCAGCGAGCAGATGCCTCCCAGTGTGGTGGGGTTGTGGTCGAGTTTGAGTCTGACGACATCAGGGATGCGAGAGCTAAAAAAGCTAGGAGTATACCAG GTTCAGCTCTTATCTACCTCAAGGGTCCCAAGTTTCTCATCTATGTCAGTGGAGCATTGTCAATGTGG GGTGACCGCATGTGGCACTTTGCTATCTCTGTGTTCCTGATTGAGCTGTACGGCCGTAATCTGCTGTTGACTGCTGTGTTTGGATTGGTAGTGGCTGGGTCAGTGCTCCTGCTTGGGGCTTTGATTGGCGACTGGGTTGATCGCAATCCCAGGAATAAAG TTGCACATGCGTCTCTTTTCATTCAGAACATCTCAGTGACAATATGTAGCATTGTGCTCATGTTGGTCTTCTCATATAAGCAAAGGATTGAACAGATCTGGGATGGCTGGCTTACT GTGGTTTGTTATACGGTGGTGATCGTCCTGGCAGATGTGGCAAACCTCGCAAGCACAGCGCTGACCATTGCCATTCAGAGGGACTGGATTGTGGTTATCACAGGCTACAACCGAGGCCACCTAGCTG GAATGAATGCAACCATGAGACGGATAGATCAGGTGACTAACATCCTGGCCCCACTAGCAGTGGGACAGGTCATGACTCTGGCCTCCAATGTCGTTGGCTGTGGCTTCATCCTGGGCTGGAACCTTGTGTCTCTCATTGTGGAGTTCTTCTTCTTGTCACGAGTGTACCGCATCGTCCCTGCTCTTTCAGTCAAACCGCCAGTGGTGGAGGTGGATCAGGTGTATCTGCAGAGGATGGAAAGGAGAGGGTCTCAAG gTGAAGGTAATGTTGCACAACCTCAACCTCTGACAGAAGGCAACTGCAACACAAGCCTGCACCTAAAAGAAATCACAGACCTGCCCCTGTGTTTCCGGAGGTTTCGCTGGTTGGTGAGCACCTGTAAGGACGGTTGGAGGGCCTACTATCGCCAGCCTGTTTTCCTGGCAGGAATGGGTCTGGCTTTCCTCTACACCACAGTACTGGGCTTTGACTGCATCACCACTGGCTATGCCTATACTCAGGGTATAAGCGGCTCTCTCCTTAGTTTACTGATGGGTGTGTCGGCTATCACAGGCCTGATGGGCACCGTGATGTTCACCAGACTCAGGAAGACCTATGGCCTGGTTAACACAGGCATCATCTCAAGCTGCCTCCACCTGGGCTGcttgctgctttgtgtgtgctcCGTGTTTGCCCCCGGCAGCCCTATGGATCTTAGCTTGCTGATGCCCTACATTACCTCCAACTCATCTTCTGAGCTTGGAGGGATGGCTAGCCAAAGGCAAAAACACACTTATCCTCTGAGGGGAGGCAGCAATCAGCCACTGCTTCCCGACCGCTCCTCCATTCACTGGACCAACAACACTGTGCTCTTTGACAACGTGCCGTCTGGCACAGCGCCAGAATCCTACATCTCCATTATCCTGCTGTTCTTGGGTGTCATCACAGCACGCATCG GTCTCTGGTCCTTCGACCTGACAGTGACCCAGCTCCTGCAGGAGAACATCTGCGAGTCAGAGAGGGGTGTGGTAAACGGGGTGCAGAGCTCTATGAATTACCTGATGGATCTGCTTCACTTCATCATGGTCATCTCAGctccacagccacagcactttGGCATCCTAGTTATCATTTCTGTATTATTCATCACCACTGGGCACACTATGTACTTCCTGTACGCACACAAAGCCAAGAGAAAACACCGCCTCGACACATAA